The Benincasa hispida cultivar B227 chromosome 11, ASM972705v1, whole genome shotgun sequence genome has a segment encoding these proteins:
- the LOC120092066 gene encoding LOW QUALITY PROTEIN: zinc-finger homeodomain protein 9-like (The sequence of the model RefSeq protein was modified relative to this genomic sequence to represent the inferred CDS: inserted 3 bases in 2 codons; deleted 2 bases in 1 codon) → MDLTPAISTAAATISTGGGAVKSPELDTETPIKIQPTTKSHPFTNGVLKRHHHTPPPPPQVVYKECLKNQPASLGGHALDGCGEFMSXPTATATDPTSLKCAACGCHRNFHRREPEDPIATPTTTHVIEYQPXSRHHPPPPPAAAASHRSPSSASPPPISSSYYPSAPHMLLALSGGLPDNAGSGGGFHHSILTPSHNSRKRFRTKFTQNQKEKMYEFAEKVGWKIQKRDEDMIQEFCSDVGVDRGVLKVWMHNNKNTLGKKDGGRNINGSGGVGDGDEKINGGGEPHAAANGSSSSS, encoded by the exons ATGGACTTGACTCCTGCAATTTCCACCGCCGCCGCCACCATTTCTACCGGTGGAGGAGCTGTGAAATCCCCCGAATTAGACACTGAAACCCCCATCAAAATCCAACCCACCACCAAATCTCACCCCTTCACTAACGGCGTCCTCAAGCGCCACCACCACACGCCGCCGCCGCCTCCCCAGGTGGTCTACAAAGAATGCCTCAAGAATCAA CCCGCCAGTTTGGGCGGCCATGCTCTAGACGGCTGCGGCGAGTTCATGT TCCCCACCGCCACCGCCACCGATCCCACCTCCCTCAAATGCGCCGCTTGCGGCTGCCACCGTAATTTCCACCGCCGTGAACCCGAGGACCCAATCGCTACTCCGACGACAACCCATGTCATTGAGTACCAACC ATCACGCCACCACCCGCCTCCGCCGCCTGCGGCGGCGGCATCCCACCGGAGCCCGAGTTCCGCCTCTCCTCCTCCGATCTCCTCCTCGTACTACCCTTCAGCTCCGCACATGCTTCTGGCCCTCTCTGGTGGGCTTCCGGATAACGCCGGCAGCGGCGGTGGATTCCACCACTCGATTCTGACTCCGAGCCACAATTCGAGAAAGCGATTCAGaacgaaattcactcaaaatCAGAAGGAGAAAATGTACGAATTTGCAGAGAAAGTGGGATGGAAGATTCAGAAACGAGACGAGGATATGATCCAAGAATTCTGCAGCGATGTCGGAGTAGACAGAGGGGTTCTCAAAGTTTGGATGCACAACAACAAGAACACTCTCGGGAAAAAAGACGGCGGCCGGAACATCAACGGCAGCGGCGGCGTTGGGGACGGCGATGAGAAAATTAACGGCGGTGGTGAGCCACACGCCGCCGCAAATGggtcatcttcttcctcttga